The genomic stretch CATCATCCCGCCGGCGGCGCGCGAGCTGCTGGCCCTGCACCGGGCGCGCGGCGACACGCTGCTGATCATCACCGCCACCAACCGCTTCGTCACCGAGCCGATCGCCGCCGAGCTGGGCGTGCCGAACCTGCTGGCGACGGAGCCCGAGCTGAAGGATGGGCGCTATACCGGCGAGGTCGCCGGCATCCCCTGCTTCCGCGAGGGCAAGGTGGAACGTTTGCAGCAATGGCTGGCAGAGAGCAGTCGCAGTTTTGCGGCCCGTTGGTTCTACAGCGATTCGCACAACGACCTGCCGCTGCTCGAGCGCGTGGACTATCCGGTGGCGGTGGATCCCGACCCCGAGCTCGAGGGCGTGGCCCGCGAACTGGGCTGGCCGATCGTCAGCCTGCGCCGGGAAACGGGCGCCGCGATCTTTGCGCGTACCGCGGCGGCAGGTCGCGGCTAGCCCAGCACGGCGCGCACGGCGTCCTTGAGTCGGCCGTTGCTGGCGAACACGCTGGTGGTATCCAGCCCGACCGGGCGGCCGTCGAGATCGGTGATTTCGCCGCCGGCCTCGCGCAGGATCACGGTCAGCGCCGCGATGTCGAGGATGTTGACGTCCGACTCGATCACGATATCGAGCCGCCCCGACGCCAGCAGATGGTAATGCAGGAAATCGCCGTAGCCGCGCACGCGGTGCAGCTGCGGGATCAGCCGCCCCAGCCTCGCCCAGCGCGGCGACTGCGCCAGCGTGCCGATATTGCCCAGCGAGAGCGTGGCCTGCGCCAGTGCGCCGACGTCGCTGACACGAATGGGCGCGCCGTTCAGAAACGCACCCTGCCCCCGTTCGGCCCAGGCCAGCTCGCCGCCGTCGCCGTAGCAGGGGGCATTGGACACGCCCAGCACCAGCTCGCCGCGGTGCAGCAACGCGATCTGGGTGGAGAACATCGGGTAGCCGCGCACGAAGCTCTTGGTGCCGTCGATCGGGTCGATCAGCCAGACATACTCGGCATCCGCCGCGCTGCGCCCCAGTTCCTCGCCGTAGAACCCATGCGCCGGGAAGGCGCGTGCCAGAATCTCGCGGATGACGCGCTCGCTTTCGATATCGGCCTCGGTCACCGGGCTACGGTCGGCCTTGGTCTGCACCGCAAGGCCGCTGCCGTAGCAGCGGCGGATCACGCCCTCGGCGGCCTTCGCCGCGGCGAGGGCCGTCTGCAGCAGTGGGCTGGCGCTCACGACAGCAAACCGCCGATCGTGAACAGCGCAAACAGGCCCAGCAGGATGACGAGCGTGCGCTGAATCAGCGCCAGCGCGCCATGCAGGGCGCTGTCGCTGTCCTGGGTCAGCGTCTGGCCCGACAGGTCGTCCTCGATCTGCAACGCCCCGCAGCCGACCTCGGTCAGCACACGCCAGGTGCGTGCCTGCCAGTCATACTCGCCGGTGCCGACCGCGCGCCAGGCCTTGAGCGCGTCGTCGGTGCTGCCAGCCAGACCATATAGCGCCGCCACCAGATGCGCCGGCGCCCAGGCCAGCACGGCATGCAGCCAGCGCGCCGCCTGGTGCAGCCGCTCGCCCGCGCCAAGCGCGGTGAGCACGCGCGGCAGAGAGGCGGCCAGGCGGTAGAGCACTGCGCCGAACGGACCGAAGACGAAGAACCACAACAGCACGCCGAACAGCCGCTCGTGGGCCTGCAGCAGAACCGCCCGTACCAGACGACCCTGGGCATCGCACTCGTGCAGGCGGCCCGGTCCGGTGCACAGGTCGCGCTCGATGCGCTGCAGCGCCTCGTCGTCGCCACGTGCGCGCGCCTCGAAATAGCTGTTGAGCTCTTCGGCGATGTCACGCGGACCGAGGCACAGCAGCAGAATCAGTACCGCCAGCGGCAGGGCCAAGAGCACGTCGATGCCATCTCTGAGCCCGACCTGCAGCAGACCGACCAGAATCAGCAGCGGCAGCAGCAGCGGCAGCAGGCCCCAGGCGCTGTTCCACAGCGCCGGTACCGGCAGCCGCGCATGCACCCAGCGCGCGTAGGTCATGTACCAGGCATGCTCGCGCCAGCGCTCCACATGGCTCAGCATGTGCTCGCAGACGAGGGCGATGATGATGCCGATCAGCGTCATGGTGTTTCGCTCAGCAGGCGGCGGAAGCACTCCCAGTCGAAGGCCTCGCCGGGATCGGTCTTGCGTCCCGGCGCGATGTCGCTGTGCCCGACTATACGGTCAGGCGTGATGGCAGGGAAGGCCCGCATCAGCGCGCACGCCACGGCGGCGAGCATCCGGTACTGCGCGGGGGAATACGGAATCTGGTCGGTCCCTTCCAGCTCCACGCCGATGGAAAAGTCGTTGCAGCGTTCGCGGCCCTGAAAGCAGGAAGTCCCCGCGTGCCAGGCGCGGCGGTGCACAGGCACGTACTGGATCAGCTCCCCGTCACGACGGATCAGCAGGTGCGACGAGACCTGCAGGCCGCTGATCGTGGCGAAATACGGATGCCGCGACGGATCGAGCCGGTTAAGGAACAGATCGTCGATCCAGGGTCCGCCGAACTCGCCCGGCGGC from Nevskiales bacterium encodes the following:
- a CDS encoding HAD family hydrolase translates to MNTPARLALFDLDNTLLAGDSDYLWGQFLVERGLVDGESYARENARYYDAYRAGTLDIQEFLRFALRPLREHSLAALQAWRRHFLAEKILPIIPPAARELLALHRARGDTLLIITATNRFVTEPIAAELGVPNLLATEPELKDGRYTGEVAGIPCFREGKVERLQQWLAESSRSFAARWFYSDSHNDLPLLERVDYPVAVDPDPELEGVARELGWPIVSLRRETGAAIFARTAAAGRG
- the ampE gene encoding regulatory signaling modulator protein AmpE encodes the protein MTLIGIIIALVCEHMLSHVERWREHAWYMTYARWVHARLPVPALWNSAWGLLPLLLPLLILVGLLQVGLRDGIDVLLALPLAVLILLLCLGPRDIAEELNSYFEARARGDDEALQRIERDLCTGPGRLHECDAQGRLVRAVLLQAHERLFGVLLWFFVFGPFGAVLYRLAASLPRVLTALGAGERLHQAARWLHAVLAWAPAHLVAALYGLAGSTDDALKAWRAVGTGEYDWQARTWRVLTEVGCGALQIEDDLSGQTLTQDSDSALHGALALIQRTLVILLGLFALFTIGGLLS
- a CDS encoding inositol monophosphatase family protein, with product MSASPLLQTALAAAKAAEGVIRRCYGSGLAVQTKADRSPVTEADIESERVIREILARAFPAHGFYGEELGRSAADAEYVWLIDPIDGTKSFVRGYPMFSTQIALLHRGELVLGVSNAPCYGDGGELAWAERGQGAFLNGAPIRVSDVGALAQATLSLGNIGTLAQSPRWARLGRLIPQLHRVRGYGDFLHYHLLASGRLDIVIESDVNILDIAALTVILREAGGEITDLDGRPVGLDTTSVFASNGRLKDAVRAVLG
- the ampD gene encoding 1,6-anhydro-N-acetylmuramyl-L-alanine amidase AmpD, yielding MLQALEVDRATGQLAGARQRPSPNCDERPDPDDVSLLVVHGISLPPGEFGGPWIDDLFLNRLDPSRHPYFATISGLQVSSHLLIRRDGELIQYVPVHRRAWHAGTSCFQGRERCNDFSIGVELEGTDQIPYSPAQYRMLAAVACALMRAFPAITPDRIVGHSDIAPGRKTDPGEAFDWECFRRLLSETP